A genomic segment from Danio aesculapii chromosome 17, fDanAes4.1, whole genome shotgun sequence encodes:
- the jmjd1ca gene encoding probable JmjC domain-containing histone demethylation protein 2C, giving the protein MAVELPGKRCLCANGSGERLLEPAGISRWGWRAGVIRAAAADCPALTVCVQWDGEQCAERKWRRLKEECEVVLLEQELVWAAKKPSSNGSSSSVQEKRRLQPALKFRPLIGQSCVGGLSVVEFISDRQLEFLRREGGAATVQAGKHKHTVIQYPEAYDMKFRPLIGQSCVGGLSVVEFISDRQLEFYAEKEELQPFKDEVDGGNPAVRDDPPLQEQVQAWLKQNQFHKTLQQGGCSLKGLRVKVFRQESKTQWLSGVITHHEQNNRTVAVMTDQGLEIVNIDPSLVQMLLLDEITQSSTTGDNSKRKSHITKINRVCLSTGSITNTTTKDQVCKPVQQQTELSTNNCCMENDKKEGMREENRSDEERDSFKSKNSHCERKRKKEDEEKDDQQRNRCGLKRLKGGSVSDLSENSDSENSSCRAPDSSSDLGSKRQLKQRYISKRPLDCEIHPSHRGGELSSSQLGETETQILGKTPPSDSCSSSCNGAFRNTETFECAAGVCAGKSDEKGNGGMTEIEDRSEGTSREDSEAVSALLASQESEQLVSMETTCVLLHTSPLECEGAEGEMSMNDSQVKGSEFTHAEARRTEFNQSEVRRSDFPHSEAITNSNDIPVALEEEPRGAPSCSPVKPCNKKEDGDCKQSRSPATVNTEYEAESPCCSPETISIPQSVREVSRQKLKEGMGEIVPKEGTPLPKSMDRYLSGLKMAPNPKVTCSTTPVVIKTPSPNRSRTPTHSPSRTPNRTPTPDKSTKSPLIVDRKEPFTIYRDPALVRAELKAHPTYIQPSHTPPNSKHHHKMPSPSSGSPSLTTASSHSKLLSPSPHPAHLSPIALHSQPPLCSLSTTPHSAIPHPHLLPSLLPALSPSATLLAGHPRIGTLGLPHHPIALPGNPSLLGQTTGGAPMAPLGLYPLLWPPFPNGAHSYPGLGLQPSKWTHQDHANISDNSVRRNTPNNWLSQPSPVNNADGHGLQPPLPIRPSSADPQRASRSSQHCTPSSKTTEELDRRGIPESTFIHSHLKSDLERIRTSMGKNGQTYSPVALESPPSRTKQPLVVYDLTGDRPNSYQEENRRILLESSEVAPFTAKLGSDREHRYPRSPTPTLPSKEREIELDRDRERDMHAFRHTLPPRPQSAHPSPTLTPSSYYASLCNSVENRPPQRRVPASKELYERLSASNSVAPVLTSSSQVSMRAQPPPLVKRQHEKEEGLLGKITEQLAHKASSMDAVEMASVERRGPGSSLISVSSSSRSVPLLHRAPIFHPPAPTTVVSKDSGHGRLSPPTLTPIQPMSLSEKGQKQQRPPTLLPEFKHVALDGKRPMSEKAAMSSQAYNTQWGGVIYGREKVGGHTTNGGVVKPQVATASVIVRPTSHTHTIINYTVSDSSVSQMHCRPIRPLESMSNLKSKEGNVQHKRGVLWTPLDTVHPINMTTQKEDLSTPINMTTKPINTAHPSHGVAHPITNMNATHSKIDLIAEQCKKRDNGAIQPNMEPSPSSYCTSRDFPHLKKHRAGLAAAISRANTHTIQPQHTTYPLNAIKHTSHLSESRFESLTALTTHAACSAHVSEREKEPVLNTNTSECLASGTSSPAPTNKQGSPTNEYTAGSTITNQSAQSGQNNYHKLKKAWLTRHSEQDRGSMASQTLDGTKSAVILTTTSTYVPAKQEVNGLMDNLEDKNSFDNKKSKILKKKPTQETRKSNSNATVFCSQDKKSVKAQEKPVTTGKKSSLDNVKPVLDRNCKLEGKESIVEDKKSTEKHSNLGHMKTEREKRGEKRPLESNSDSETGGDSGNESENGESGRRFKRQPKTSFKIKQNDSQMKKVKEEEEEEEAKSNGTLQSAKDKPQRIANSNGIPRSVLKDWRKVRKLKQTGEAFLQDDSCAEIGANVQKCRECRVDRSRKAQEPALSPVFCRFYYFRRLSYSKNGVIRVDGFSVSEQTDEEAVTVWTGSTEDEDDKKRREMDLEMSKSILTFIGDQFCRLVKTEDTAYSWVKKDTQIMWKRAVRGVREMCDACEATLFNMHWACHKCGFVVCMDCYKAREKRKAKDKELYVWVRCVKNQPHDLKNLMPTQIVPDSVLEDMQNSLHSLKEKFGISSQRPGTETKSLASTNGLSPLSDTDQSDLKSRQIPDQQKNSQHVTLRAHTERRENVECDGVEAQSRKSTSPEQGSTLRDLLTSTAGKLRLGSAGGAFAPVYNFSEQVTQNIRVPNILDDIIASVVENKIPATKMAKVGFNQDSLPEEEAGQRPDEVRLDESPLANPHATAPYDWLGNHRLLWLKDHRHQGNQRLFKENWTQEQPVLVSGLHKSLNANLWKPEHFSREFSSLHSDLYNCRDGSITNSKVKEFWDGFEDASKRPKSGKGESVVYRLKDWPSGEEFLALMPARYHDVMKFLPVPEYTDPEAHLNLASHLPSFFIRPDLGPRLCCAHGVTACPEQDFGTSNLHVEISDTMSILVYVGVAKGNGASSKAGVLKLLEEEVLDESVRKRLKDPNETPGALWHVYMSKDLQKIQEFLHKVAAEQHTEADPETDSDSEWDSDADPLREGSWYLSPRLRQRLQDEYGVESRTLLQFHGDAVIIPAGALHQVMNLHSCIQVNVDFVSPEHAHNSYYLTQELRPLRDLMNYEDKLQVKNIFYHSVKDAVATLRKHLKEEITGKVKQEES; this is encoded by the exons ATAACAGAACCGTAGCAGTCATGACTGACCAG ggTCTAGAGATTGTAAATATAGATCCATCACTGGTTCAGATGTTGTTACTAGATGAGATCACCCAATCCTCGACAACAGGAGACAACTCGAAACGCAAATCACATATCACCAAGATCAATAGGGTTTGTCTT AGCACAGGAAGCATAACAAACACTACAACAAAAGACCAG GTATGCAAGCCAGTGCAACAACAGACTGAGCTAAGCACAAACAACTGCTGCATGGAAAATGATAAAAAAGAAGGAATGAGGGAGGAAAATAGGAGTGATGAGGAAAGAG ATTCTTTCAAATCTAAAAACAGTCATTGTGAGAGAAAAAGGAAGAAGGAAGATGAGGAAAAAGATGACCAACAGAGGAATAGATGTGGGCTGAAGAGGCTGAAAGGGGGCAGTGTGTCTGACCTGTCTGAGAACAGTGATTCTGAAAATTCCAGCTGCAGAGCGCCAGATTCATCCTCAGATTTAGGATCAAAGAGACAGCTGAAACAGCGTTACATTTCAAAGAGACCATTGGACTGTGAGATTCACCCCTCCCACCGAGGTGGGGAACTTTCTTCCAGCCAATTAGGAGAGACTGAGACTCAGATATTGGGAAAAACTCCTCCATCTGATTCATGTAGTTCATCCTGCAATGGAGCATTTAGGAACACAGAGACATTTGAGTGTGCTGCTGGTGTTTGTGCTGGGAAATCAGATGAGAAAGGCAATGGAGGGATGACAGAAATAGAGGACAGGAGTGAAGGGACATCTCGGGAAGACTCGGAGGCAGTCTCTGCTCTACTGGCATCCCAAGAGAGTGAGCAGCTGGTCTCTATGGAAACCACGTGTGTGCTGCTCCATACATCACCTCTGGAGTGTGAGGGAGCTGAGGGTGAGATGTCAATGAACGATTCACAGGTCAAAGGTTCAGAGTTCACCCATGCAGAGGCTAGGAGGACAGAGTTTAACCAATCAGAGGTCAGGAGGTCAGACTTTCCCCATTCTGAGGCCATTACCAACAGTAATGACATTCCAGTTGCTTTAGAAGAGGAGCCAAGAGGAGCACCGTCTTGCTCTCCTGTCAAACCTTGCAACAAAAAGGAGGATGGGGATTGTAAACAAAGTCGATCTCCAGCAACTGTAAACACAGAATATGAAGCTGAAAGTCCTTGCTGTTCTCCTGAGACCATATCTATACCACAGAGCGTTCGGGAGGTGTCCAGGCAGAAGCTGAAAGAAGGTATGGGGGAGATTGTCCCCAAAGAGGGTACTCCTCTGCCTAAATCTATGGACCGATATCTTAGTGGCCTTAAAATGGCACCCAATCCCAAAGTGACCTGCTCCACAACTCCAGTCGTGATTAAGACCCCTTCTCCAAACCGATCCAGAACGCCAACACATTCTCCTTCCCGTACACCAAATCGCACTCCCACTCCAGACAAGTCAACCAAAAGCCCTCTCATTGTGGACAGGAAGGAACCGTTCACTATCTACCGAGACCCAGCACTAGTCAGAGCAGAGCTTAAGGCCCACCCCACCTATATCCAGCCTTCTCACACACCCCCAAATTCAAAACACCACCATAAGATGCCCTCTCCTTCCTCCGGCTCTCCTAGTCTCACCACTGCTTCCTCCCACAGCAAGCTACTGAGTCCCTCACCTCATCCTGCACACCTTTCACCCATTGCACTTCACTCCCAGCCTCCCCTTTGCTCCCTGAGCACAACCCCACACTCAGCCATCCCTCACCCCCACCTCCTGCCATCCCTCCTGCCTGCACTGTCCCCATCTGCCACACTCTTGGCAGGACATCCTCGTATCGGAACTCTAGGGCTCCCCCATCATCCAATAGCCCTTCCGGGTAACCCATCTCTCCTTGGCCAGACCACTGGTGGAGCTCCTATGGCTCCCCTTGGCCTTTATCCCCTCCTGTGGCCTCCTTTCCCTAACGGAGCCCACAGCTATCCTGGTCTGGGACTGCAACCATCCAAATGGACACACCAAGATCATGCTAACATCTCTGACAATAGCGTGAGGAGg AACACCCCAAACAACTGGCTTTCTCAGCCCTCCCCTGTTAATAATGCAGATGGTCATGGTTTACAACCCCCATTGCCCATCCGTCCTTCCAGTGCAGACCCTCAGAGGGCATCTAGGAGCAGTCAACATTGCACACCATCCTCCAAAACCACAGA AGAGCTGGACAGAAGAGGCATACCTGAGAGCACATTCATCCACTCTCATCTCAAGTCTGACCTGGAGCGCATACGCACATCAATGGGCAAAAATGGGCAGACTTACAGCCCAGTTGCCCTCGAGTCCCCCCCAAGTCGAACCAAACAGCCACTTGTTGTTTATGATCTCACAGGTGACAGACCCAACAGCTACCAGGAAGAGAACCGGCGCATTCTTCTGGAAAGCAGTGAGGTGGCACCATTTACTGCTAAACTGGGATCAGATAGGGAACACCGATACCCTAGAAGCCCAACACCTACTCTTCCTTCCAAGGAGAGGGAGATAGAATTGGACAGAGATAGAGAGAGGGATATGCATGCATTTAGACATACTCTACCTCCCCGGCCACAATCAGCCCATCCATCCCCAACCCTCACTCCAAGCAGCTACTATGCATCTCTGTGTAACAGTGTGGAGAACAGGCCTCCACAGCGCAGAGTGCCAGCCAGCAAAGAGCTCTATGAGAGGCTGAGCGCCAGCAACTCTGTTGCCCCTGTCTTAACCTCTAGTTCACAGGTCTCTATGCGAGCCCAACCTCCTCCTCTTGTCAAACGCCAACACGAGAAAGAAGAAGGTCTGCTGGGAAAGATCACAGAGCAACTGGCTCATAAAGCATCTTCCATGGATGCAGTAGAGATGGCAAGTGTGGAGAGAAGGGGACCAGGCTCTTCTCTAATTTCTGTCTCCTCTTCTTCCCGCAGTGTGCCTTTACTCCACCGTGCCCCTATATTCCACCCTCCAGCACCAACCACTGTGGTTTCTAAAGACTCTGGACATGGcaggttgtcgccacctactctCACACCCATTCAACCAATGAGCTTGTCTGAAAAAGGTCAGAAACAACAGAGGCCACCCACCTTGTTGCCTGAATTCAAACATGTTGCCTTAGACGGGAAAAGACCTATGTCTGAGAAAGCAGCAATGTCATCACAGGCCTACAATACCCAGTGGGGAGGAGTCATATATGGCAGAGAGAAGGTTGGTGGGCACACAACAAATGGTGGAGTTGTCAAACCACAGGTGGCTACTGCGTCAGTTATTGTGCGTCCAACAAGCCACAcacatacaataataaattacacAGTGTCTGACAGCTCAGTTTCACAGATGCATTGCAGGCCCATAAGGCCATTGGAAAGCATGTCCAATTTAAAGTCTAAGGAGGGCAATGTTCAGCATAAGAGAGGTGTCCTGTGGACCCCTCTGGATACTGTCCATCCAATCAACATGACAACTCAAAAGGAAGATCTCAGTACTCCCATAAACATGACAACAAAGCCAATTAACACTGCTCATCCGAGTCATGGAGTGGCACACCCCATAACAAACATGAATGCCACACATTCTAAAATAGACCTAATCGCAGAGCAATGCAAAAAGAGAGACAATGGAGCCATTCAACCAAATATGGAGCCCTCGCCGTCTTCTTATTGCACTTCGAGAGACTTCCCTCATCTGAAGAAACACAGAGCTGGACTAGCTGCTGCTATTTCTAGAGCTAACACACATACAATTCAGCCTCAACACACTACATATCCTTTGAATGCTATAAAACATACCTCTCACCTCTCGGAAAGTCGTTTTGAGTCTCTTACTGCACTCACCACACACGCCGCGTGTTCTGCACATGTTTCAGAAAGAGAAAAAGAGCCTGTATTAAACACTAACACTTCTGAATGTCTGGCATCAGGGACTTCCAGCCCtgcaccaacaaacaaacaaggttCGCCAACTAATGAGTATACAGCTGGATCAACAATAACCAACCAATCAGCGCAATCCGGTCAGAACAATTaccataaactgaaaaaagcctggTTGACCCGCCATTCTGAGCAAGATAGAGGCAGTATGGCCTCCCAAACACTAGATGGTACTAAGTCTGCTGTAATTCTGACGACCACAAGCACCTATGTGCCAGCCAAGCAGGAAGTGAATGGACTGATGGACAATTTggaggacaaaaactcctttgaCAACAAAAAGTCCAAAATCTTGAAGAAGAAGCCTACTCAAGAGACAAGGAAATCTAATAGTAATGCTACTGTGTTCTGTTCACAAGACAAAAAATCAGTAAAAGCCCAAGAGAAACCAGTGACAACAGGCAAAAAGTCTTCCTTGGATAATGTTAAACCTGTCTTAGACAGAAACTGCAAGCTGGAAGGTAAGGAATCCATTGTGGAGGATAAGAAATCCACTGAAAAACACTCTAACCTGGGACATATGAAGACAGAGAGGGAGAAGCGAGGCGAGAAACGGCCATTAGAGTCCAACAGTGACAGCGAGACTGGAGGAGACTCAGGAAATGAGAGCGAGAATGGTGAATCAGGACGAAGGTTCAAACGGCAGCCTAAGACCTCTTTTAAAATAAAGCAGAATGACAGCCAGATGAAGAAAGTaaaggaggaagaagaagaagaagaggccAAATCCAATGGAACTTTGCAGAGTGCAAAGGATAAGCCACAGAGGATAGCTAACAGCA ATGGCATCCCTCGTTCTGTGCTGAAAGACTGGAGGAAGGTGAGGAAGCTCAAGCAAACTGGAGAAGCTTTCTTACAGGACGACTCCTGTGCAGAGATTGGGGCAAATGTGCAGAAGTGCAGAGAGTGTCGTGTGGATCGCTCACGTAAGGCACAGGAGCCTGCCCTGTCACCTGTGTTTTGCAGATTCTACTATTTCCGACG CCTGTCATACAGTAAGAATGGCGTTATCCGCGTGGATGGGTTTTCGGTGTCTGAGCAGACGGATGAGGAGGCGGTTACGGTGTGGACGGGCAGCACAGAGGACGAGGATGACAAGAAGAGGAGAGAGATGGACCTTGAGATGTCAAAATCCATCCTCACATTCATCGGAGACCAGTTCTGCAGGCTCGTAAAGACAGAGGACACTGCATACTCATGGGTCAAAAAAGACA CTCAGATCATGTGGAAGCGGGCAGTGAGAGGTGTGAGGGAGATGTGTGATGCGTGTGAAGCGACTCTCTTCAACATGCACTGGGCGTGTCACAAATGTGGCTTCGTGGTTTGCATGGACTGCTATAAAGCCAGAGAGAAGAGGAAAGCCAAAG ATAAGGAACTGTATGTCTGGGTCAGATGTGTGAAGAATCAGCCCCATGACCTGAAGAACCTCATGCCTACTCAGATTGTCCCTGACTCAG TGCTGGAGGACATGCAGAACTCTTTGCACTCTTTGAAAGAAAAGTTTGGAATCTCTTCCCAACGTCCCGGCACTGAAACCAAATCCTTGGCCTCTACCAACGGACTCTCACCA CTTTCAGACACAGATCAAAGTGACCTGAAGAGCCGGCAGATCCCAGATCAGCAGAAGAACTCACAGCACGTCACACTGAGAGCGCACACTGAGAGAAGAG AGAATGTAGAGTGTGACGGTGTGGAAGCCCAGAGTAGGAAGTCTACAAGCCCTGAACAGGGATCAACATTGCGTGACCTTTTGACGTCCACAGCTGGGAAGTTACGCCTTGGATCTGCAGGAGGTGCCTTTGCACCAGTCTACAACTTTTCTGAACAG GTAACCCAAAACATTCGTGTACCCAACATCCTGGATGACATCATTGCTTCTGTAGTAGAAAATAAAATTCCCGCTACAAAGATGGCCAAGGTAGGGTTCAACCAAGATTCGCTGCCTGAGGAGGAGGCGGGGCAGCGGCCAGATGAAGTAAGGCTTGATGAAAGCCCATTGGCTAATCCCCATGCCACTGCACCTTATGATTGGCTGGGAAACCACCGACTGCTTTGGCTCAAAGATCACCGTCACCAAGGCAACCAAAGGCTGTTTAAAGAGAACTGGACACAAGAGCAG CCAGTACTGGTGTCTGGATTGCACAAGAGTCTCAACGCAAATTTGTGGAAGCCCGAGCACTTCAGTCGTGAGTTCTCCAGCCTCCACAGTGACCTCTACAACTGCCGAGACGGGAGCATCACCAACTCCAAGGTCAAGGAGTTCTGGGATGGTTTTGAAGATGCCTCAA AGAGGCCGAAATCTGGTAAAGGAGAGTCAGTGGTGTATAGACTGAAAGACTGGCCATCAGGGGAGGAGTTTCTGGCCCTCATGCCTGCCAG ATATCATGATGTGATGAAGTTTTTGCCAGTACCAGAGTACACAGACCCAGAGGCTCATCTGAATCTGGCCTCTCATCTGCCCTCATTCTTCATTCGACCCGACCTTGGTCCTCGCCTCTGCTGTGCCCACG GGGTTACGGCATGTCCAGAGCAAGATTTTGGAACCAGTAATCTACATGTTGAAATCTCAGACACTATGAGCATTCTGGTATATGTTGGGGTGGCCAAAGGAAACGGAGCCTCATCCAAAGCAG GTGTATTGAAGCTCTTGGAGGAGGAAGTTCTGGATGAAAGTGTGAGGAAACGACTGAAAGATCCTAATGAGACACCAGGTGCTCTGTGGCACGTCTACATGAGCAAAGACCTACAAAAGATCCAGGAGTTTTTACACAAG GTTGCTGCTGAGCAGCACACTGAGGCCGATCCAGAGACTGACTCAGACTCTGAGTGGGACAGTGATGCCGACCCGCTGCGTGAGGGCAGCTGGTATCTGAGCCCCAGGCTGAGGCAGAGGTTACAGGACGAATATGGCGTAGAGAGTCGCACACTTCTCCAGTTCCATGGAGATGCTGTTATCATCCCTGCTGGAGCTCTGCACCAG GTAATGAATCTGCACAGTTGCATCCAAGTGAATGTGGACTTCGTGTCCCCTGAACATGCGCACAACTCCTATTATCTGACCCAAGAGCTCCGCCCTCTCAGAGACCTTATGAACTATGAAGACAAACTCCAG GTGAAGAACATCTTCTATCACTCTGTGAAAGATGCTGTGGCCACACTGAGGAAGCATCTAAAGGAGGAGATCACAGGGAAGGTGAAACAGGAGGAGTCCTGA